The genome window ttaaatgaacccatttatattaacctacattctatcacatggtgttacctctcttccatcttgtacctcctgtttcctctttgtgTCTCCTAGCTTTTCCTGCacgcctagattcctcctcctcttccttctctctccagaaatcctgcctgtatctcctgcctagctattggccattcagctctttattaaaccaatcagaaggtgccctagcaaagacacatcttcacagtgttcaaatattctgcaacagggtttctctgtgtaaccctggctggcctggaacttgctctgtagaccaggctgacctcgaactcacagaaatccgcctgcctctgtgctgggattgaaggagtgtgccaccacgcccggctaagaaagtcaagaaagagagagagagagagaggaagggagggatggagggagggaggagagaggaaggaaggaaggacagaaggaaggacagaacgTCTTATATACAGCCCAGGACTGCCTAAACTCATTCACTAGTATAATATgaccaagatttatttatttttattttatgtgtgtttacttgcatgtacatatgtgtgcaccatgtgtatgcctggtgccttcagaggccggAGGGgtcatcaaatcccctggaactggaattcgaGATGCTTGTGAcccactctgtgggtgctgggatctgaacctgagtcctctccaagagcaccaagtgctcttcactgatgaaccatctctccaggccctgaccttgaactcttgattgtAGTTATTTTTCCACCCTGTTTTAAGCAGAGCTGGGGATAAACACTCCATCTGCTAAGCTCCATCTCCCCTCCTTAAGAATGTCCATGCCCTTGGCTGAAGTTCATTTCCTCCTGCGTTACCAGGCCCCCTGCTACCCATCTGCCTCACTTCCCTCTCATGTACTTCACTCCAGCAAACAGATTTTGAACTCTGCTGTTCTGaccacagggcctttgcataTGCCGGGTACTTCCCAAGAAGGTTCTTCTCTGCCTGGCCAGCTTCTCCTCAATTAGACTCTAACACATGTCTCCACCTGActactgcctcagtctccctgcaGCATTGGGGTGCTGGGTATTCCAGCCTCTACTGGGCTCTGCCTACTGCCTTTCAGTAAACAGCGGGAAACAAGATGAGACCTCTGCAGGGGTTCACCACACAAGCACTGGGGCCAGGCTGGACTGGCCTGTGGCCTGGCGCTGCTCGTCAGATGGACTGCAGCTGGAAGCTACAGTCCCCAGACTGAGTGATGGGGCCTGTCCTGGGGAAGGTCATGGCTCAGTCCCTGGGGTCATGTTTATCTAAGCGGTCGTCGATGGCTCCAGGGCGTTCACCGTCCCTGATTGATGGGGCTTGACTGCCCGGTTCATTTTAGAGAGCAGCAACAGTCCAAAAGGGGTCATGGAAACTGACTGACAGCCAGTGAGAGTTTTCTCCCTTGGTCATCATTTACGGTTGGCTTGTAAGCAGCCTTCCCGCCACGCATGCTCACAAAAGAGCAGGCTAGCATGCCTGAAGGAAGGGGAGGCTGAGCAGCGTCCTGTGCTTAGCTGGGCTGGTGAACGGAAGAATCCTGTGGTCAGTCCTGCAAGGATGATGCTTAGTCAGCTTTTGGGGTGGAAAGGGACAGAGACAGCACTGGATGGGGCCCCAAACTTGCATTCAGAGGGCAGGTGGGTCTCCTCAGAGAACACCTGTCACTCACCCAACCCTATCCTCTGAGTCCTCCTTTTTCTGCCTGGTGTCTAAGGGACAGAAGAGACAGCatggggaaggtgggaaggacCGTGCCCATACAAGCTCCGTGGTATGTTAAGAAAGCCCCAATCCAGCGGCAGCCTCCCCGTCAGGTGCTATGAACAAGGCTTGAGCCTCAGCCCCTTCTGGGTAAAAGCTCGGAGTCACTGTTGCCCTTGGCCCTGCAACATCTAGCCTGCTGGCCAGCAGGGGATTGGAGTGTCTGGCAGCCCCAGAAGGTCCCGGTGGGTTGGGCGCCCCAGCACTAAGGCTACTGACTGTACCGCTCTGCTCCCCAGGGCCCACCGCAACGACATGGAGACCATctatcccttcctcttcctgggctTCATCTACTCCTTCCTGGGACCCACACCTTTGATCGCCTGGATACATTTCCTTGTCGTCCTCACAGGCCGTGTGGTGCACACGGTAGCCTACCTGGGCAAGCTGAACCCGCGCATCCGCTCTGGAGCTTATGTCCTGGCCCAGTTTGCCTGTGTCTCCATGGCCCTGCAGATCATCTGGGAAGCGGCCCACCACCTGTGACCAGTGCCTGAAGCCTCTGCAACTACCACATTGTGGACAGAAGCCACAGAGGCTGAACCTGGGGACTTGGGGTCCCTTCGAGAATAGGGATGGGCTGAGGTCCTGGGATCCTGCCACCTAGGTGTGTTGGATACCTGGGCCCAATGTGCACGCACGTGTGTTTCTTAGTATCTTGGGATCTGGATGAAGTGCCCAGTTAGAACCACTTATAGATGAGTTGTCAAGATTGACAGAACATCCTTGACCTCACAAAAGCCTTAAACATCACCCACACTTCCTCTTGCCCCGTAAAACTGAAAGAACAACCGGgaagtggtggcacccacctttaatcccagcacttgggaggtagaggcaggtggatctctgtgagttcgaggccagcctgggttctgagccagttccaagacagccagagctgctacacagagaaacccctgtctcaaaaaaaaaaaaacaaccaaacaaacaaacaaacaattgaaagGACAGAGGATCCTCCAACATCGCCATCATTCCATCCAGGGCTCAAAGTGAAGGCTTCTCAAACCTACCCACAGTCCCGGGCCAGCCCACGGAGAGACCTGGCTGCTGTGTGTCCCAGGAAGTCCTCCCAAGAGGCCGAGTAATAACCTGCTCCCTCTCAGGCTGTGGAGCTTGGGGACTTGCTGTTTTTCAGCAGTGGGCAGGTCTGCACGCCCCTGTTCCCTGTGGACACCTCCCTGTCCTTTGTTCCGAGTGCCTTAGGTAGGGCAGGCTTAGGAATGGTGGGTGCTCACGGTAAGCTCTGCCTGCCTGGTCAAGGCCTTCGCTTCTCCAAAAGGCCGTCCGTCAGGGATGGGCTTTGTCTGACCAACCACTGAAAGGATTTGGGCTTCTTCAGCATCTGTGAGGTTTGAAGATGCCAAATGTCCACCCCTGTGGAAAACCTCATGTGTGTGGTGATCCTCCAGAGTCCTCCTAAGACCTGTTCAGGGTTAGTCATTAAACAGCAATGTGTGACCTGTGAATGCCCTGTGTTCCCTATTTCCAATGTCCCAGCTGGCCTGGTGCCTGCTGGGAATTTTTGGGGTTTGGGTGTCTGTATGTTTTGCtttcttgagactgggtctcacttagcccaagttggcctcagatTTGCTATGTAGCCGAGGACAACCTTGACCTAACAGCCTGCCcgtacctcctaagtgctgggattttagatCTGCACCGCCACAGTGGGTTCGTTCCTGGGGCCAAGCCAGCACAGGCCACCTGTTTGTGGAAATCAGGCTGCTCCAGGGAAGTCCCCTTCTTCAGCAAGGGGATCCCTGACAATGTGGTGTTTGGTTGGGATCTAGAGATGTCCAAATCCTGTCCTGCCGGGTGGCCTTCCCTGCAGCTCTGTCACCAGGGAGGATGCTGTGTTTCTACTCTGTGTGTGGAGACACAGGAGTGACCACCTGGAAGCTCGGGGCTGCCCCAGCGGGGCCTGCGCCCCCCTATGTCGAGATCTGCCCTGTGAGGGAGGCCTTACTGGAAAGCCCAGCTAGCCTAGGCTTCTGCCTGCCCTACAGAGCCGCAGTGCACGGTGAGTGGATAGCACTGCCCTCTGGTGGTGAGACGAAACCTTTGCTGTTGGAACGCTCGCTGGTCggaggaaaacaaaaaccatagaAGGCCGGCTGTTTTGAGTGCCAGCTGCTGAGCATTAGGCTGGAGGTACCTTCATCTGTCGTCCCCCCCCTCATCGCCCCAATTAATacttaaagtaattttaagaaggAGGAATTTCTGCATTTTAGACAGGCGGTATGGCCAAAGACTTCatttctgccttttcattttatgtacatgggtgttttgtATGAAGACATGTCTgtatcatatgtgtgcctggtgcccacggaggccagaagagggtgttagatcccctggaactggagttacagttatgagccactctgtgggtgctgggaattgaacatgggttctctgaagaacagctagtgctcttaaccactaagccatctctccagatccattTCAGCATTTAGCTGAGGGACTCAAGGGTCCAAGAGAGGACTTGCTCTGAATTCCTGCCTAGGACAGGAGAGAACTCCGCACGGTAGGGCCCAGGagggatggaggtcagaggcctaAGCAGGGCAGAGGAACATCTGTCCGTTTCTGTGTTTTCCCTCTTGAAGAAGGGCTTGTGAGGGCCAGGTTTTCTAGTAAGAACCTGTCagttggccaggcagtggtggcgcacgcctttaatcccagcactcgggaggcagagccaggtggagctccgtgagttcgaggccagcctggtctacagagtgagttccaggaaaaggtgcaaagctacacagagaaaccctgtctcgaaaaaccaaaaaaaaaaaagaaaaaaagaaaaaaagaacctgtCAGTTGTCTGGTGCAGGTACGTGTTTCACACACGACGACTGTATGATCTGGGACCTGGGTGACAGAGCTGCCCCTCTGAGGGGGCCTGGGTGAGGGAATCGGCCCTCTGAGGGGGCCTGGGTGATAGAGCTGCCCCTCTGAGGGTCCTGGGTGAGGGAGTCGGCCCTCTGAGGGAGCCTGGGTGATGGAGCCACCCCTCTGAGGGTCCTGGGTGATGGAGCGGACCCTCTGAGGGAGCCTGGGTGATGGAGCCACCCCTCTGAGGGGCCTGGGTGATGGAGAGGACCCTCTGAGGGACCTGGGTGATGGAGGCCCTGTGAGGGGGCCTGGGTGATGGAGCTGACCCTCTGAGAGGCCTGGGTGATGGAGTGGACCCTCTGAGAGGCCTGGGTGATGGAGCGGACCCTCTGAGGGGACCTCGGTGATGAAGCGGACCCTCTGAGGGGCCTGGGTGATGGAGCTGCCCCTCTGAGGGGGCCTGGGTGATGGAGCGGACCCTCTGAGAGGCCTGGGTGATGGAGCGGACCCTCTGAGGGCGCCTGGGTGATGGAGCGGACCCTCTGAGAGGCCTGGGTGATGAAGCAGACCCTCTGAGGGGACCTGAGTGATGGAGCGGACCCTCTGAGGGACCTGGGTGATGGAGCGGACCCTCTGAGGGGCCTGGGTGATGGAGCGGACCCTCTGAGGGGCCTGGGTGATGGAGCGGACCCTCTGAGGGGCCTGGGTGATGGAGCGGACCCTCTGAGGGGCCTGGGTGATGGAGCGGACCCTCTGAGGGGCCTGGGTGATGGAGCGGACCCTCTGAGGGGCTTGGGTGATGGAAGCCCTCTGAGGGGCCTGGGTGATGGAGCCGCCCCTCTGAGGGGCCTGGGTGATGGAGACCCTCTGAGGGGCCTGGGTGATGGAGGCCCTCTGAGGGTCTGAGCAGTTGTCCACTCCTGCAGTACTTTCTCAGTCCTGTCCCCTAGCACGGCCGGCCGTGGGAAAGGCAGCCCAGGAGGGGACGGTGACTGCCCCACCAGGGGTAAGGCTGGGTGTGCTGCTCAGGGGCCCTCTGATCCCCGCTGGGCTAGTGACGCTGAGGTCCAATGGGAAGGTGAGTCATGCGGACATTGGCCAGGAAATTTAAAGAAATCCaactgagctgggcatggtagcgcacacctttgatcccagcacacaggagacagacaagtggatctctgagttggaggccagcctggtctacaaagtaagaccttagcccaaaaacaaaagacaaccaACTGTGAGGGTGGGGAGAGTCGGCACCAGTGTGCCGTGGTGTGCAGTTGGGGGTGGAGGGACAGCGGGGTAAGAGGCCCACTAAGGTAGCCAGGGTCGGGTGGTACCTAGGCAAGTGGGCCCAGCCGGCCAGTATATGACCCTCACTCCCCAAGTGGCTTGGATAGTGGACAGCTGTGCTCCAGAgtaagagaggggctggagagacggctcagcggttcagagcactggctgctcttccagaggacccgggttcaattcccagcacccacatggcagctcacaactgtaactccagttccaggggatctgacaccctcataccaatgcacataaaataaaattaaaataaaaaaagagtaagagagaTGGGGACGGTGGCTCCAGCAGGGTGTCACTGGGTAACTGGCAGGAGCAGAGAGACAGGACTGTTGCAGCCCTGGTGGTGGGGAACGAAGGGAGTAGTCAGTCTCCTGGCTGCAAATCTGGGCTCAAGGCGGGCAGCTTTGCTGCAGCCCACAGCCCAGGCTAAGAGCAGCTGCACCGCCCGCCCGGGGAGGCAGCTGAGCCAGtaccacctgctgagccagccagAGGTGGCACACGGTGCCTGCAGACCCCAGCCCTGGCACCACACCAGCAACTCTTGGTTTCTCTTCCTGGCCTTGCTCTCTTGTCTGAGGACATCCATTTCCCCAAACTCCAACCAGACAGGACCAGTCCCTCCTCACCCTGGGGTCAGGTACTGGAAACGGTGTGGCTGGATGCATGGGGTGCTGGGGTGTAGGCGACTGAGCAGCAGCCTGGAGCCCTAGAGTACCAGACACAGGAGCTGGCCAAGGACTAGGAGCCTGGGAAGCTAGAGATGTCCCTAGTTGGTGCTCAGTGGGGACATGCCCTAACCTCTGGGTGAGCAGGAGGAGACCAGAGCCAGGGTGGGGTTCATATGAACCCAAGGGCCAGTAGCCACACCGTAATCTTAGAAACaagtctgtctgcatgtatgtattctCTGTGGGTACATATGTCAGGGTACACATGTGGATGGTTGAGAGTCAGTTCTGTCTTCTGGGCCCAGGGATCGAACTGAGATCCTTAGGCAagaagtacctttacctgctgagttacCTTGCTGGCCCTTGCAATCTGTGGCTCCCAccctgtagacgaggctggccatGAATTTGCCTGAGATCCGAGACTGCAAACCTGTGGCAGTGACATTAAGTTTAGTATCACCCTGCCTTTCATTCCATCAGCCCTGGTTGTTGGGTAATTATTTCCCAGAGTGCACTGCATGTGCTACCCAGGTATCTTCTTCACACATCAATCCCTACTGGAATCACAGGCTGGCGCCACTGCATCAGCTCACATATATTTCCTTTTGGTCTCATCTTATAGCTGAGGGTAGCCTGTAACTCACCATATTGCCTATGCAAGCCTAGAACTcaataggccaggctagcctcaaaatcaaacagccagacatggtggcacacacctttaatcccagcactcagaaggctgaggcaggcaggtcaCCCCAAGTTTGAGGCACCCCAAGTTTGAGGCTAACTCAGTCTATGCGGTGAGACCCTGCAGCAAACAAACGAAAAACTGAATAGTATATTTTAGCCCAAGCTTGCCTCCAGATTTAGGCAATccacttgcctcagtctcctaaaccTCGAGATTACAAGTATgagaggtgttttttgtttggttggttttggtttttggtttattttattctgtgttacgagtgttttgcctgtatgaatgtatgtgtactgGGGTTTTGTCTGGTGACCTCGGATGTGAaaaagggcatcagaccccctgggactgtagtttcaggtggttgtgagccaccgtgtgggtgctgagcacCAAACCTAGGtccccttaaccactgagctatctctctagttccagatttattttattttattttattattttttgtttttttgagacagggtttctctatgtagctttgcgcctttcctggaacttgctttgtagactaggctggccttttatttattcattatgtatacagtgttctgcctgcatgtatgcctgcaggccagaagagggcaccagatctcattacagatggttgtgagccaccatgtggttgctgggaattgaactcaggacctctggaagagcagccagtgctcttaacctctgagccatctgtccagcacccccagaattttttttaaatcaaaggtaGTTAGCGAAGCAAGGATTCATATTCCTgaaccttttcttccccagtCTCTTCACAGAGATCAGCCAATCATATCAGGTTGTGCTCCCGCCAATGGGATGAGACGCAGCCACTGCCTAGATCGGGGATAAAGGAAGCCATGTTGGCCAGGCTGTGTAGATAGTCTAGTTCAGGTTGTGGCTCGTCCTTTTTGCAAAGTGAATTGCTTGGCTAAGATACTTTggtcttatttgtgtgtgttcctttgtgcTATACTGAGATTATTTCTAATGCAGACAAGAGTCACCATGTCCAGGTGTTTAGAGTCTATTTGTGAGGCTTGAGGTATCTACAAGCACTCTCTAAAAGGATGGCATTAATTTGGACAggacacatttttaaagttttgttcatCTTTGCCTCAGGGAGGTTTACAAGGGCATAAGGACAGGAGGGAGACCATCCAGTGTCCTGCCTCCCAGAAGAAAGCACCAATTACGTGATGgttttttactttcctttttcttctttttttaattattgcaaATTTTAAGCACATATCTGAATATAACAGACACATGTTGTGTAAGTCAGTGGCCCAGGCTTCGGGATCCTGGCCTCTCCTTAAAGCACACGCTCCCTTTTGCAATATTTCCATTCCCCCGGGAGATGCTGCCATGGTCAGGCACACAATGTTGGTAGCTCCTCTTCACATCGGCACCAGCCACGGATTTGACCAACTTCACTTTGCAAAGTTGGATGCGGAAAATAATGAGTCTCTGTGAGGTAGTTGTTTTTGTCAACATGACTAAAAGCagggagtcatctgagaagaggcaatgtcagttaaaaaaaatgcctacctcaggttggcctgtgggcagttTTCTTCATTGGTGCTTGAAgctggagggcccagcccactgtggacattGCTACCCTCTGGGCAAGTGGTACTGGCCTCTATAAGAACACAAGCTGcctggcgatggtggcacacgcctttaatcccagcactcgggaggcggaggcaggcggatctctgtgagttcaaggccagcctgggctacagagtgagttccaggaaaggcacaaaactacacagagaaaccctgtctcaaaaaaccaaaaacaaaaaacaaaaaacaaaaacaaacaaacaaacaaaaaaaaaacacaagctgagcaagccatggggaactaGCCAATAAGCTGAGttcctcatggcctctgcttccctctgcttcagttcctagctccaggttcctgccttgagttacctaaagatttatttatttattatatacacagtgttctgcctgtacaccagaagagggcaccagatctcattacagatggttgtgagccaccatgtggttgctaggaattgaactcaggacctctgaaagaacagccagggctcttaacctctgagccatctctccagccccattcttgATGGAATgtaagctgtaaggtgaaataaacccttccctccccacgtccttttgggtcatggtgtttatgtGTGGAGTTTTTTGCAGGAGAAAACAAGGCAGGGCAGTTCCTCTGTTTACCAAACAAACACTCACAGCATGGAATcattctgggtttttgttgttgtttgtttgtttgtttttccagacagggtttctctgtgtagctctggctgtcttggaactcactctgtagaccaggctgtcctcgaactcacaaagatcctcctgcctctgcctcccaagtgctgggattaacggtgtgcgccaccactgcccggccattctgtcttttatttatttatttatttatttatttatttatttatttatttatttatttatttattgttgagaGTCTAGAActtggctgtttgtttttttaaacacgcTACTTTATTAACCTATTGAAATTTTTAATGTGTCTTGATTATATTTTCTccccctaactcttcccagatccacccccacctccctactcttcctcctcctcctcttcccttctttctcttcacaAAACACCCACCACCCCTGAACAGACATGATGAGCCAAGCTCTCTAGACAAGAGCTCATTCCCTTGCCCTGTCAGAGTATCCTCATCCTAcctttccttcccccccccccccccgaccccccaCCCCGCTcactcaagacagggtctccctataaagtctagttggcctggaactcactctgtagaccaggctggcctcaaactcacagagatctgcctgcctctgcctcccaagtgctgggattaaaagtgtggatGACCGTGCCTGGCAGGaatatgttttcaagatttatttattttattttatgtgtgtttgcctgcacatgtgtctatgcatcatgtgtgtgcactgcccacagaggccagaagagagcaacaGAATGAACTCTCCTTTTGACccgggactggagtcacagatggttgggagccaccgaGTAGACACTGGGTATTGaattcgggtcctctggaagagca of Peromyscus maniculatus bairdii isolate BWxNUB_F1_BW_parent chromosome 4, HU_Pman_BW_mat_3.1, whole genome shotgun sequence contains these proteins:
- the Ptges gene encoding prostaglandin E synthase codes for the protein MPALGQVMENGQVLPAFLLCSTLLIIKMYAVGVITGYTRLRKKAFANPEDALRHGGLQFYRSDPDVERCLRAHRNDMETIYPFLFLGFIYSFLGPTPLIAWIHFLVVLTGRVVHTVAYLGKLNPRIRSGAYVLAQFACVSMALQIIWEAAHHL